A stretch of Sphingomonas sp. JUb134 DNA encodes these proteins:
- the metK gene encoding methionine adenosyltransferase: MRSNYLFTSESVSEGHPDKVADQISDAVVDLFLSRDPVARVACETMVTTQRIVLAGEVRCSQDVFPTLDEIEKVARDTVKKIGYEQHGFHWQTAEFACHLHGQSAHIAQGVDESGNKDEGAGDQGIMFGFACDETPDLMPATLYYSHRILEKLAQDRHANVVDFLEPDAKSQVTLKYENGRPTGATALVVSTQHSKALSSDAGQKQLRDYAMTVFEDVLPQGWMPADQSQIYVNPTGLFEIGGPDGDAGLTGRKIIVDTYGGAAPHGGGAFSGKDPTKVDRSAAYISRYLAKNIVAAGLAKRCTIQLSYAIGVAEPLSLYVDTHGTGTVEESKIEAVLPKLVRLTPKGIRTHLGMNKAIYLPTAAYGHFGRKAEGDLFTWEKTDLVDALKAELA; encoded by the coding sequence ATGCGTTCCAACTATCTCTTCACCTCCGAATCCGTCTCCGAAGGCCATCCCGACAAGGTCGCGGACCAGATCTCCGACGCCGTCGTCGACCTGTTCCTGTCGCGCGACCCCGTCGCCCGCGTCGCCTGCGAGACCATGGTCACGACTCAGCGGATCGTGCTGGCCGGCGAGGTGCGCTGCAGCCAGGACGTGTTCCCGACCCTCGACGAGATCGAGAAGGTCGCGCGGGATACGGTGAAGAAGATCGGCTACGAACAGCACGGCTTCCACTGGCAGACCGCCGAGTTCGCCTGCCACCTCCACGGCCAGTCCGCGCACATCGCGCAGGGCGTCGACGAGAGCGGCAACAAGGACGAGGGTGCCGGCGACCAGGGCATCATGTTCGGCTTCGCCTGCGACGAGACGCCCGATCTGATGCCGGCGACGCTCTATTACTCGCACCGCATCCTGGAGAAGCTGGCGCAGGATCGCCACGCCAATGTCGTCGACTTTCTGGAGCCGGACGCCAAGAGCCAGGTGACGCTCAAGTATGAGAACGGCCGCCCGACTGGCGCGACCGCGCTCGTCGTGTCGACCCAGCACAGCAAGGCGCTGTCCAGCGATGCCGGCCAGAAGCAGCTGCGCGACTATGCGATGACGGTATTCGAGGACGTCCTGCCGCAGGGCTGGATGCCGGCCGACCAGTCGCAGATCTACGTGAACCCGACCGGCCTGTTCGAGATCGGCGGCCCCGATGGTGACGCAGGGCTCACCGGCCGCAAGATCATCGTCGACACCTATGGCGGTGCGGCCCCGCATGGCGGCGGCGCGTTCTCGGGCAAGGATCCGACCAAGGTGGACCGTTCGGCGGCCTATATCAGCCGCTACCTCGCCAAGAACATCGTCGCGGCAGGCCTCGCCAAGCGCTGCACGATCCAGCTGTCCTATGCGATCGGCGTCGCCGAGCCGCTGTCGCTCTATGTCGACACGCACGGCACCGGCACCGTCGAGGAATCGAAGATCGAGGCGGTTCTGCCCAAGCTGGTGCGCCTGACCCCCAAGGGCATCCGCACCCACCTGGGCATGAACAAGGCGATCTACCTGCCGACCGCCGCCTATGGCCACTTCGGCCGCAAGGCAGAGGGTGACCTCTTCACCTGGGAAAAGACCGACCTGGTCGACGCGCTCAAGGCCGAGCTGGCCTGA
- a CDS encoding VOC family protein, producing the protein MDELRPFHLAFPVHDLAAARTFYRDVLGCGEGRSSDHWIDFDLGGHQIVAHLDPDARPQATSNAVDGHQVPVPHFGVVLRMADWEALAARVEAAGIEFGIAPHVRFKGQPGEQATMFFRDPSGNALEFKAFAHDSMLFAS; encoded by the coding sequence ATGGACGAGCTTCGCCCCTTCCACCTCGCCTTTCCGGTCCACGATCTGGCGGCGGCACGCACCTTCTATCGGGACGTGCTGGGCTGCGGCGAGGGGCGCAGCAGCGACCACTGGATCGACTTCGATCTTGGCGGGCACCAGATCGTCGCGCACCTCGACCCCGATGCCCGGCCGCAGGCGACCAGCAATGCGGTCGACGGTCATCAGGTGCCGGTACCGCACTTCGGCGTCGTGCTGCGCATGGCCGACTGGGAGGCACTCGCCGCCCGGGTGGAGGCGGCCGGTATCGAGTTCGGCATCGCGCCGCACGTCCGCTTCAAGGGGCAGCCGGGCGAGCAGGCAACGATGTTCTTCCGCGACCCGTCCGGAAACGCTTTGGAGTTCAAGGCGTTCGCCCATGATTCAATGCTGTTCGCAAGTTAA
- a CDS encoding PQQ-dependent sugar dehydrogenase, with the protein MRKHLLRLAAILLVLLLALGWWLFSPDRAELPEDAVTGAQPRLSRAREQTIPTVRIAKPIGWTGDTMPTPAQGLRVQPFARGLDHPRWLYRLANGDVLVAESNSPPREGGGLKGWVMKLFMGRAGAGVPSANRITLLRDVDGDGVAEQRSALLTGLNSPFGMAVMGDWLYVANTDALVRFPFRVGQTRITAKAEKVVDLPGGGNHWTRNVVANPEGKTLFVTVGSASNIAEDGLEIEKNRAAILEVDPLVKKFRIYASGLRNPNGMAFEPNSRALWTVVNERDMIGSDMPPDYMTRVEFGGFYGWPWHYWGGYVDDRVQPQRPDLREYTARPDYALGAHTASLGLAFAGDAKLGSRFASGAFIGQHGSWNRVPPSGYKVVFVPFAANGFPVKGAKPVDVLTGFLDQDGKARGRPVGVITDRSGGLLVADDVGNVIWRVSAAAGR; encoded by the coding sequence ATGCGCAAACACCTGCTCCGCCTTGCCGCCATTCTCCTTGTCCTGCTGCTCGCGCTGGGGTGGTGGCTGTTCAGCCCCGATCGCGCGGAGCTGCCCGAGGACGCGGTGACGGGTGCCCAGCCGCGCTTGAGCCGCGCACGCGAGCAGACCATCCCCACCGTCCGCATCGCCAAGCCGATCGGCTGGACCGGCGACACAATGCCGACCCCGGCGCAGGGGCTGCGCGTCCAGCCGTTCGCACGCGGGCTCGACCATCCGCGCTGGCTCTATCGCCTGGCGAACGGCGATGTGCTGGTGGCGGAGAGCAACTCGCCCCCGCGCGAGGGCGGCGGGCTCAAGGGCTGGGTGATGAAGCTGTTCATGGGCCGGGCGGGCGCAGGCGTGCCTTCCGCCAACCGGATCACGCTGCTGCGCGACGTGGACGGCGACGGCGTTGCCGAACAGCGCTCGGCGCTGCTGACCGGGCTCAACTCCCCCTTCGGGATGGCGGTGATGGGCGACTGGCTCTACGTCGCCAATACCGATGCGCTGGTGCGCTTCCCGTTCCGCGTGGGGCAGACGCGCATCACCGCGAAGGCGGAGAAGGTCGTGGACCTGCCGGGCGGCGGCAACCACTGGACGCGCAACGTCGTGGCGAACCCTGAAGGCAAGACGCTGTTCGTGACGGTCGGCTCGGCCTCCAACATCGCCGAGGACGGGCTGGAGATCGAGAAGAACCGCGCAGCGATCCTGGAGGTCGACCCGCTGGTGAAGAAGTTCCGCATCTATGCCAGCGGGCTGCGGAACCCGAACGGCATGGCGTTCGAGCCCAACAGCCGGGCGCTGTGGACCGTCGTCAACGAGCGCGACATGATCGGCTCGGACATGCCGCCCGACTATATGACGCGGGTGGAGTTCGGCGGCTTCTACGGCTGGCCCTGGCATTACTGGGGCGGCTATGTCGACGACCGCGTCCAGCCGCAGCGGCCCGACCTGCGCGAATACACGGCGCGGCCGGACTATGCGCTGGGCGCCCATACTGCCTCGCTCGGCCTCGCCTTCGCCGGCGATGCGAAGCTGGGGTCGCGCTTCGCAAGCGGCGCGTTCATCGGCCAGCACGGGTCCTGGAACCGCGTACCGCCATCGGGCTACAAGGTCGTGTTCGTACCGTTCGCGGCCAACGGCTTCCCGGTGAAGGGCGCCAAGCCCGTCGATGTCCTGACCGGCTTCCTGGACCAGGACGGCAAGGCGCGCGGCCGTCCCGTGGGGGTGATCACCGATCGCAGCGGCGGATTGCTCGTCGCCGATGACGTCGGGAACGTGATCTGGCGGGTGAGCGCGGCCGCGGGGCGCTGA
- the trmB gene encoding tRNA (guanosine(46)-N7)-methyltransferase TrmB translates to MTDPTSIRRLYGRRQGHKLRQGQAALVEDLLPVVSIPDEGPLDAQTLFGDIRPLEFEIGFGGGEHLAGQAAMRPDHGFIGCEPFLNGVVGALNHIRDAELENVRLHMGDALEALERLPDASLERVYLLHPDPWRKARHAKRRMVNDGPLDMIAAKLKPGGEFRLGTDDPTYCRWSMMVMRGRRDFAWAAETAQDFLTRPADWPETRYERKARRQGHEVWYFRYLRL, encoded by the coding sequence ATGACCGATCCGACCTCGATCCGCCGCCTCTACGGCCGCCGCCAGGGACACAAGCTGCGCCAGGGCCAGGCCGCGCTGGTGGAAGACCTGCTCCCCGTCGTCAGCATCCCCGACGAAGGCCCGCTGGATGCGCAGACGCTGTTCGGCGACATACGTCCGCTGGAGTTCGAGATCGGCTTCGGCGGCGGCGAGCACCTCGCAGGCCAAGCGGCGATGCGGCCGGATCATGGCTTCATCGGCTGCGAGCCGTTCCTGAACGGCGTCGTCGGGGCGCTCAACCACATCCGCGACGCGGAGCTGGAGAACGTCCGGCTGCACATGGGCGACGCGCTGGAGGCGCTGGAGCGGCTGCCCGACGCCAGCCTCGAGCGCGTCTACCTCCTCCACCCGGATCCCTGGCGTAAGGCACGCCATGCCAAGCGCCGCATGGTCAACGACGGTCCGCTCGACATGATCGCCGCCAAGCTGAAGCCGGGCGGCGAGTTTCGCCTCGGCACCGACGACCCGACCTATTGCCGCTGGTCGATGATGGTGATGCGCGGGCGCCGCGACTTCGCTTGGGCTGCCGAGACGGCGCAGGACTTTCTCACCCGCCCGGCCGACTGGCCGGAGACGCGCTATGAGCGCAAGGCGCGGCGCCAGGGGCACGAGGTCTGGTACTTCCGCTACCTGCGGCTATGA
- a CDS encoding polyhydroxyalkanoic acid system family protein, translating into MAEPVTVDIPHKLGREGARTRIEAGIGKLAGMFPGGTVTEQHWEGDALSFTVQAMGQRVASRLELFEDRVRAELDLPPFLRLFADKIRAKLQKDGPVLLK; encoded by the coding sequence GTGGCTGAACCCGTTACCGTCGACATTCCCCACAAGCTCGGCCGGGAGGGGGCGCGTACCCGCATCGAGGCGGGGATCGGCAAGCTCGCCGGCATGTTCCCGGGCGGCACGGTGACGGAACAGCATTGGGAGGGTGACGCCCTTTCCTTCACGGTGCAGGCGATGGGGCAGCGCGTGGCAAGCCGGCTCGAGCTGTTCGAGGATCGGGTCCGCGCCGAACTCGACCTGCCGCCTTTCCTGCGCCTGTTCGCCGACAAGATCCGCGCCAAGCTTCAGAAGGACGGGCCCGTCCTGCTCAAGTAG
- the lnt gene encoding apolipoprotein N-acyltransferase — MRFPPALLVLLAGAVSALGFAPLEWWPLTLAAFALWLHCVHAAPSLKSALWRSWLFGVAHFTIGNNWIQHAFDYQDRMPPALGYFAVVGLALYLAVYPMLAGGLVWRLGHREARPDVGFALIAGAAWIATEWLRAVMFTGYAWNPIGVIWLPVPGLAHLAAWVGTYALSGLTVMAAGALLLAWHRRWQFPAGVAVAGLALTVGWPLLHAADPPLPDDAPRVRVVQPNIGQEHVADDGYAAEVFDRLLRLSGRPGPAPRLVVWPEGTLNYYVEDGYPPYWYDANPALVRAQIARLLGPRDAALVGGTALFFDPRGQVASAGNSVFSVLPDGRLGGRYDKAHLVPYGEYLPMRPLLQPLGLSRLVMGDIDFAPGPGPRSVPVPGFGSVGMQICYEIIFSGQVVDRAHRPRLLFNPSNDAWFGAWGPPQHLAQARMRAIEEGLPILRSTPTGISAIIDADGRLLATIPQGRAGAIELPLPAAHPPTLFARFGNGIAAIVALFLALAAVAIRRRNR; from the coding sequence GTGCGTTTCCCCCCTGCCCTGCTCGTCCTCCTCGCCGGTGCCGTCTCCGCGCTCGGCTTCGCGCCCCTCGAATGGTGGCCGCTGACGCTCGCCGCTTTTGCGCTGTGGCTGCACTGCGTCCATGCCGCGCCCAGCCTGAAATCCGCGCTGTGGCGTTCCTGGCTGTTCGGCGTGGCGCATTTCACCATCGGCAACAACTGGATCCAGCACGCTTTCGACTATCAGGATCGGATGCCGCCGGCCCTCGGCTATTTCGCGGTCGTCGGGCTTGCGCTCTATCTCGCGGTGTATCCGATGCTCGCCGGCGGCCTCGTCTGGCGGCTGGGACACCGGGAGGCACGGCCGGACGTCGGGTTCGCGCTGATCGCGGGCGCCGCCTGGATCGCGACCGAGTGGCTGCGCGCGGTGATGTTCACCGGCTATGCCTGGAATCCGATCGGTGTCATCTGGCTGCCGGTGCCGGGCCTTGCGCATCTGGCTGCCTGGGTAGGGACCTATGCCTTGTCCGGGTTGACGGTGATGGCAGCCGGCGCACTGCTGCTGGCATGGCACCGCCGCTGGCAGTTTCCGGCCGGGGTCGCCGTTGCGGGACTTGCGCTCACGGTCGGGTGGCCGCTGCTGCATGCCGCCGATCCGCCCCTTCCGGACGATGCACCGCGCGTGCGCGTGGTCCAGCCTAACATCGGGCAGGAGCATGTCGCCGACGACGGCTATGCCGCCGAGGTGTTCGATCGCTTGCTGCGGCTGAGCGGACGCCCCGGGCCCGCCCCGCGGCTGGTCGTCTGGCCGGAGGGGACGCTCAACTATTATGTCGAGGATGGGTATCCGCCTTATTGGTACGACGCCAATCCGGCGCTCGTCCGCGCGCAGATCGCCCGCCTGCTCGGGCCCCGCGACGCCGCGCTGGTTGGCGGCACCGCGCTGTTCTTCGATCCGCGCGGCCAGGTCGCCTCGGCAGGCAACTCGGTGTTCTCGGTGCTGCCGGACGGTCGCCTCGGCGGCCGCTACGACAAGGCGCATCTGGTTCCCTATGGCGAATATCTCCCGATGCGGCCCCTTCTCCAGCCGCTCGGCCTCTCCCGCCTGGTAATGGGCGACATCGACTTTGCGCCGGGTCCCGGACCGCGCTCCGTGCCCGTGCCGGGCTTCGGCTCCGTCGGCATGCAGATTTGCTACGAGATCATCTTTTCCGGCCAGGTGGTGGACCGCGCCCATCGCCCGCGGCTGCTGTTCAACCCGTCCAACGATGCCTGGTTCGGTGCCTGGGGGCCGCCCCAGCACTTGGCGCAGGCGCGCATGCGTGCGATCGAGGAGGGGCTGCCCATCCTGCGCTCCACGCCGACCGGCATCTCGGCGATCATCGACGCCGACGGGCGGCTGCTGGCGACGATCCCGCAGGGTCGCGCCGGCGCGATCGAGCTGCCGTTGCCGGCTGCCCATCCGCCGACGCTGTTCGCCCGCTTCGGCAACGGCATCGCCGCGATAGTGGCCCTTTTCCTTGCCCTCGCGGCCGTTGCCATCCGTCGGCGCAACCGCTAG
- a CDS encoding phosphatase PAP2 family protein produces MSKGRTGKALAHELERVDIKAGHAAAEWHDHVVVRALKLVRELADQPPLIALSIGTAAVGAARGDRRLARTGARMLASHLAATAIKAAIKRRVDRARPRLFSSDHDHRLTRGDRNEGPHNSFPSGHTAGAMAVSRAILREYPGASGPAYAAAVATGALQLPTGSHFPIDVLAGAAIGVGSEALVARIFPDAAPERVPSA; encoded by the coding sequence ATGAGCAAGGGCAGGACGGGCAAGGCGCTGGCGCACGAGTTGGAGCGCGTCGACATCAAGGCAGGGCACGCCGCTGCCGAATGGCACGACCACGTCGTGGTGCGTGCGCTGAAGCTGGTGCGCGAGCTTGCCGACCAGCCGCCGCTGATCGCGCTGTCGATCGGCACGGCAGCAGTCGGTGCGGCACGGGGCGATCGCCGCCTCGCACGCACGGGCGCGCGCATGCTAGCCAGCCATCTCGCGGCCACGGCGATCAAGGCCGCGATCAAGCGCAGGGTCGATCGCGCACGGCCGCGGTTGTTCAGCAGCGACCATGATCACCGGCTCACACGGGGCGACCGCAACGAGGGGCCGCACAATTCCTTCCCCTCAGGCCACACGGCGGGGGCGATGGCGGTAAGCCGCGCGATCCTGCGGGAATATCCAGGCGCTAGCGGTCCCGCCTATGCAGCGGCGGTGGCGACCGGCGCGCTCCAACTGCCGACCGGCTCGCACTTTCCGATCGACGTCCTCGCAGGAGCAGCGATCGGCGTCGGTTCGGAAGCGCTGGTCGCGCGGATCTTCCCCGACGCGGCGCCCGAGCGGGTGCCGTCGGCGTGA
- a CDS encoding efflux transporter outer membrane subunit has product MNARLTALLPLLLAGCSMAPEDVRPPSPVPASWPVGDAYLRQSEASLPVVSYRDVFVDPRLQTLIGQALVNNRDLRIAAANIVAARAQYRIQRSELFPQVDASASYTRSRSAGQSSGSGTDDESSGDQGGSGARTSDRFGADLGVTSFELDLFGRIRSLTRAQQNQYFATEAAARATRLTLVADIADAWLVYAADTSLLRIAEQTATSAERSVTLTRARLRGGVAPRTDLRQAEQILTAAQADVAEQRTQLAQDVNALQLLIGAPFDRALLPETIEQAAPAVRALPAGVDSGVLLRRPDVVQAEYQLRAANAEIGAARAALFPRISLTAVLGLASNALGSLFDNGAFTYSAGPSVAYPIFQAGAARANVRLTEAQREGLLAEYERTIQVAFREVSDALARQGTIGEQLRATEAQTAAAEDTFTLTEARYRGGIDTFLASLDAQRSLYQSQRTLVQTRLVAASNRVTLYRTLGGDTLLEATEQGPIPATPAD; this is encoded by the coding sequence ATGAACGCCCGGCTGACCGCGCTCTTGCCGCTGCTGCTGGCAGGCTGTTCGATGGCCCCGGAGGACGTACGTCCGCCGTCGCCGGTGCCCGCGTCCTGGCCGGTGGGCGATGCCTATCTGCGCCAGAGCGAGGCGAGCCTGCCGGTGGTGAGCTATCGCGACGTGTTCGTGGACCCGCGTCTCCAGACGCTGATCGGTCAGGCGCTGGTCAACAACCGCGACCTGCGCATCGCCGCTGCGAACATCGTGGCGGCACGTGCGCAGTACCGCATCCAGCGTTCGGAGCTGTTCCCGCAAGTCGATGCCTCGGCGAGCTACACCCGGTCGCGCAGCGCGGGGCAATCGTCCGGCAGCGGCACCGACGATGAAAGCTCGGGGGACCAAGGCGGAAGCGGGGCGAGGACGAGCGACCGCTTCGGCGCGGACCTGGGCGTCACCTCGTTCGAGCTCGACCTGTTCGGCCGGATCCGCTCGCTCACGCGCGCGCAGCAGAACCAGTATTTCGCAACCGAAGCGGCGGCACGCGCGACGCGGCTGACGCTCGTCGCGGACATTGCGGATGCCTGGCTCGTCTATGCCGCCGACACGAGCCTGCTGCGCATCGCCGAGCAGACGGCCACCAGTGCGGAGCGTAGCGTGACGCTCACCCGAGCACGGCTCCGGGGCGGGGTCGCGCCCCGCACCGATCTGCGCCAGGCCGAACAGATCCTCACCGCCGCCCAGGCGGACGTGGCGGAGCAGCGCACCCAGCTGGCGCAGGACGTGAATGCGCTGCAACTGCTGATCGGTGCGCCGTTCGACCGCGCCCTGTTGCCGGAGACCATCGAGCAGGCGGCGCCTGCCGTCCGGGCGCTTCCCGCAGGCGTCGACTCCGGCGTGCTGCTGCGCCGGCCCGATGTGGTGCAGGCGGAGTACCAGCTGCGCGCGGCCAATGCCGAGATCGGCGCTGCCCGTGCCGCGCTGTTCCCGCGCATCTCGCTGACGGCGGTGCTGGGGCTCGCCAGCAATGCGCTGGGTTCGTTGTTCGACAACGGCGCCTTCACCTATTCGGCGGGGCCCTCGGTCGCCTACCCGATCTTCCAGGCCGGGGCCGCCCGCGCGAACGTCCGGCTGACCGAGGCGCAGCGCGAGGGCCTGCTCGCGGAATATGAGCGGACCATCCAGGTCGCGTTCCGCGAAGTGTCTGACGCCCTTGCCCGGCAGGGGACGATCGGCGAGCAGCTGCGCGCCACCGAGGCGCAGACCGCGGCCGCCGAGGACACCTTCACCCTGACCGAGGCGCGCTATCGTGGAGGGATCGACACCTTCCTCGCGAGCCTTGACGCGCAGCGATCGCTCTACCAGTCGCAGCGCACCCTGGTGCAGACCCGGCTGGTGGCCGCGAGCAACCGCGTCACCCTCTACCGCACCCTCGGGGGCGACACGCTGCTGGAGGCGACGGAGCAGGGGCCGATCCCGGCCACGCCCGCCGACTGA